The Heterodontus francisci isolate sHetFra1 chromosome 43, sHetFra1.hap1, whole genome shotgun sequence genome window below encodes:
- the nfil3-6 gene encoding nuclear factor, interleukin 3 regulated, member 6, with protein MNMSVAESFQEVREPKADHLQDLTQPPRALDLCAPRLSFADEAVSLLTTNSLLARSLLGTRPIKQNGTNSMSRRKREFIPDEKKDNSYWDKRKKNNEAAKRSREKRRVNDMVLEQRVIALLEENARLKAELLALKFRFGLIKDPSEPPAVQNNPQPLRCITGIQPAFLPRSDNGYVIQPVDSKSFPPNNQQFGAELGVEQQESCVVSEDSGISTPGSSNIGSPVFFDDHLSDQGKFSPNHDDHFETQLSSNSDIEVDIGRTYPSETIKPARSLELTDMVKSLPHKLRFKIGAGVEENTEVDVKVKVIQVGNYGRAAPEQPLRPVTEQQHGCYTNTLMPQSDRGVGAGLVPSAWRAHVGLLPDESKSGLNCSYMQEAVHFNAQGAPGYPKNTLKEVSTFKSENSVLKNQLASLSAEVAQLKKMFSQQMYSNLN; from the coding sequence ATGAACATGTCTGTAGCTGAGTCATTCCAGGAGGTAAGGGAACCGaaggctgaccacctccaggatctAACGCAACCTCCTCGCGCACTGGACCTGTGCGCTCCGCGCCTGTCCTTCGCCGATGAAGCCGTGTCGCTGCTCACCACCAACAGTCTCCTGGCCCGATCCCTGCTGGGCACGAGGCCGATCAAACAAAATGGCACCAACTCCATGAGCCGGAGAAAACGAGAGTTCATCCCGGATGAAAAGAAAGACAACAGCTACTGGGACAAGCGCAAGAAGAACAATGAGGCGGCCAAGAGGTCCCGAGAGAAACGGCGGGTCAACGACATGGTCCTTGAACAGCGGGTCATTGCCCTGCTGGAAGAAAATGCCCGCCTGAAGGCTGAGCTCTTGGCCCTAAAGTTCAGGTTTGGCCTCATTAAGGATCCCTCCGAGCCCCCGGCTGTCCAAAACAATCCACAGCCTCTCCGTTGCATTACTGGCATCCAGCCAGCTTTTCTGCCCAGATCTGACAATGGTTACGTCATACAGCCTGTGGACAGTAAGAGTTTTCCACCCAATAATCAGCAGTTTGGGGCTGAACTTGGGGTGGAACAACAGGAGTCCTGTGTGGTGTCTGAAGACTCTGGTATCTCTACACCTGGAAGCTCCAATATTGGAAGCCCTGTCTTCTTTGATGACCACTTGAGCGACCAAGGCAAATTCTCTCCAAATCACGATGACCACTTTGAAACCCAACTGTCCTCCAACAGTGACATAGAGGTAGACATTGGGAGAACATATCCAAGTGAGACCATTAAGCCGGCAAGGTCCCTAGAACTAACAGATATGGTCAAGAGTTTGCCCCACAAACTTCGATTTAAGATTGGAGCTGGAGTGGAAGAAAATACCGAGGTCGATGTGAAGGTAAAGGTGATCCAGGTGGGCAACTATGGCAGAGCTGCCCCTGAGCAGCCCCTCCGCCCAGTCACTGAGCAACAGCATGGATGTTACACGAACACTTTGATGCCTCAGTCAGACAGAGGGGTTGGTGCTGGGTTGGTTCCATCTGCTTGGAGAGCTCATGTTGGACTCTTACCAGATGAGAGCAAAAGTGGTCTGAACTGTAGTTACATGCAGGAAGCTGTCCACTTCAATGCCCAGGGAGCTCCAGGCTATCCAAAGAACACTCTGAAAGAGGTCTCCACCTTCAAATCAGAAAACAGTGTCCTTAAGAATCAGCTTGCTTCTCTTTCAGCCGAGGTGGCACAGCTGAAGAAGATGTTTTCTCAGCAAATGTACTCCAATCTGAATTAA